In Banduia mediterranea, the DNA window GCACGGCGTGGGCACGGCCTGCGGCGTTTGACCAGCCCGGCGCGCGAGCCGGGCTGAAACCCGATACGCCGACACGGAAGTATCGATAACAGCCGTAGTCCGGATGAAACTAAAGTGGAATCCGGGAGCGAATCGTCACAACGTCGGGGCGTTCCCGGTACACGGTTGGGGGGAGGCTGAAGTTTTTTGACAAACTCCCTTGTCGCGGTCCTAGCGCCGCAGGGCTGCCGGCGAGACCCTGTCCTCGATGCGCTGGCAGTCCTCCCCCGCACACTCCTTCATCGCGTCGAGATCCTGGCGCATCGACACCAGCTGCGCCTGCAGGCGTTCGTCGTTCTCCGCGTTCGGCACGAGATTGACCAGTTGGCCGGAGTCCGTGTCCAGCTGATACAACTCCTCGAAGTCCACGACCCAGGGTCCGCCATTAGTTTCGTTGGCGTACCACTGCAGGTACAGCCAGCTACCGCTGACATCGGTGCGACGCAGGGCCTTGAACGCGGGATAGGCCAGATCGGTCAAGGATCCGAGTTCGATTCCGGCCAGGTTCTCGACGTAGTCGATCGCCTCGTCGGTCAGCTCCTCGAACTGCGGATACTCGGCCGCCAGTTCCTGCGCCGTGGCCTCGATGAAATGCTCGGTCATGAACTGTCGCCGTGCGAGACGGCGCCCACCTTCCAGCCGCGCGCGCAGCGAGCGGCCGTCGTAGGCGTCGCCGCGGCGGATCGGATGCGCATCGCCGTAGTCGGCGATGGTCGGCGCCAGATCGTTGTTGATGACCACGTCCGGCAGCCGCGCGCCGCCGGCAATGCCGGGTCCGCGCAGCAGCAGCGGCACGCGGATCGATTCCTCGTAGGCCAGCAGCTTGGAATCGAGCGCATGCTCACCGTGGAAGTAGCCGTTGTCGGAGGTGAACAACACCACGGTGTTGTCGAGCCGACCGTCCGCTTCGAGCTGCGACAGCAGACCGCCGACCAGATCATCGACCGCCAGCATCGAAGCCATACGCATCTGGTGCTGACGCTCCAGCGCGACGAAGTCGCCATCCGCCTCGGTCAGCGTCTGCGGCAGTTCGGTGAGACGTGGATGCTTGTCGTAACCCAGCACGTTGAACGCCGGCTTGGCTTCCAGAAATGCCAGTGAATCAGGCAGCTCGCGCAAGCAGACCTCGTCTGACGCATCGACTTCATGATCGACGTAGTCCGAGACCAGGCATTCGTGGCGTGGCGCCGGGCGAATGTATTCGCGAAACAGCGCCTTGTAGCCCAGCGCCTCGTCCGAGGAAAAGCTGATCGTCTCGATATGCGGCGCAACCGGCGTCACCGTGAGAAAGAACGGCCGCAACTGTTGATCGGCCGCGGCCAGGAAATCGAGTGCGCGGTCGCGCAGCACGTCGGTCTGGTAATGGGCGGCGTCATAACCCTGGTACTGCACAATCTCTGTATTGCCGTCTCGTGTGACGTTCATGCGGTAGTCGTACATGTCGTAGGTCGTCGGGTCGAGCAGGCCGTACCACTGGTCGTAACCCTCGGGCGTGTACTCGGCCGGCGAATACATGCCGTAGCCGTTGAGATATTTTCCGACATGGCCGGTGAAATAACCGGCGCGCTGCATCTGCACGGCCATCGCCCGGTTTTCGGGGTTGTCCGCTTCCTCGTCCCAGTACCAATAGGCGACGCCCTTGGTGACGCCGAGTACGCCGTGATTCTTGACGTACTGGCCAGTGATGTAAGTCGTGCGCGAAGGACAGCACACCGGGTCGGAGACGAAACTGTTGTCGAAGCGCGTGCCCTGCTCAAGCAGGTAGTGCTCGATGTTCGGCAGCCAGCCGTTTTCG includes these proteins:
- a CDS encoding sulfatase family protein, with product MFSHRRIAPAALALAGLIAPCAVAPVSAATVAKPNVLTIMVDDLDEDMFDLLLENGWLPNIEHYLLEQGTRFDNSFVSDPVCCPSRTTYITGQYVKNHGVLGVTKGVAYWYWDEEADNPENRAMAVQMQRAGYFTGHVGKYLNGYGMYSPAEYTPEGYDQWYGLLDPTTYDMYDYRMNVTRDGNTEIVQYQGYDAAHYQTDVLRDRALDFLAAADQQLRPFFLTVTPVAPHIETISFSSDEALGYKALFREYIRPAPRHECLVSDYVDHEVDASDEVCLRELPDSLAFLEAKPAFNVLGYDKHPRLTELPQTLTEADGDFVALERQHQMRMASMLAVDDLVGGLLSQLEADGRLDNTVVLFTSDNGYFHGEHALDSKLLAYEESIRVPLLLRGPGIAGGARLPDVVINNDLAPTIADYGDAHPIRRGDAYDGRSLRARLEGGRRLARRQFMTEHFIEATAQELAAEYPQFEELTDEAIDYVENLAGIELGSLTDLAYPAFKALRRTDVSGSWLYLQWYANETNGGPWVVDFEELYQLDTDSGQLVNLVPNAENDERLQAQLVSMRQDLDAMKECAGEDCQRIEDRVSPAALRR